gatttaaaaaaaattgaaattttatGAACATTATTTCTGAGTGGCCCCTTACAGGAAAAAGTGTTAATGTTAAAATATTTTCTTGATGTTTCCATCGTGAGTATACCACTTTCAACCCGAGTTAGTTAACAGAAAGACAAAACTGTTGCCGCCTGCCAGTTGGCAAGTcaaaagtgacaataaaaatgAAGCGAGCAGTGAGCCGTGTGACCGCGTGACATCCGCAAAAAACACCTTCTACCTTTTCCCTGTTTCTCGTCTTTCTTAGCATCTTTTCCATCACTGTCTTTGGTCTCGTCTTTCTTAGCATCTTTTCCATCACTGTCTTTGGTCTCGTCTTTCTTAGCATCTTTTCCATCACTGTCTTTGGTCTCGTCTTTCTTAGCCTCCCCGTCCACATCCATCTGGACCTCCCCGTCATCATTTTTCTGCTCCTTCTCGACGTCCTTTTTATCGGTGATGTCCTTTTTATCGGTGATGTCCTTGTTATCGGTGACGTCCGTTTTATCGGTGACGTCCGTTTTATCAGTGATGTCCTTTTTATCGCCGACTTCCTTTTTCTCGGTGGCGTCATTTTTATCAGCGATGTCATCTGTATTTTCCTCTTTATCCGTGGCTTCTTTGCCCGATTCCATCATATCGTCTTCTTTCTCGGATGCGCTTTCTTTGTTCCCTTCCTTGTCATTTTTCTTATCTTTGGACTCGTCTTTGGACTCGAGAGCCTCCTGAACATCGTGGAAAATTTGTTCCCTTTCCTTCTCTGAAGAGGTCATAaaggaattgcaacttttttttttcgataTTCAAAAtcgaggcccaatttcataaagcctgtgaaAGCTCAACAAACTTGCTCAGCACAGTAaagtaggttaccagccaaaactacattaagttcacattgttgtgactggtgccccactaaatttGTCAGGGTGTATTTTCtacttagcagctttatgaaatttggccatggTTGTTCAATAGGTTAAGATGTAAAGTCACTTGACAGACAAGGCCAGACTTAGCAAGTCAGATTTTGAATAATGTTCGGGCTACTACTGAAAACCGTGCAACCTACTTGTTTAAAATGCTCCGATTTCTTCCTCTCAAAAGCGAATAATAACTTCCAAAATGTGTgaattagtttttaaaatgaaatttcattTGGTAATTAAACTGGTTTTAAGGTTGCTACCATTCACATATCAGAGAGAAGGTTTTCACAATACGTGTTTGAAATTTTGGCTTATAAAATTTCCTGGAGTCAAGAAAGGCGCACAGTTTACTAGGCTAGACTACTTGTTAAAATGCTCAAGCGCAAGACCTGTAGACAGAGTGTTAGCCAGAgcggtgtctgggtgtcttgtgGACAcgctgttttaaatttgaacatCCGGTTTTATCTGTCCTTTACATGTAAAtatattgtaagtgaacaatttattgtaagtgaacaatttgaacacccagtttttttatttcaaccaAATTTGAGAATcattaccaaatcctggctaaaaccctGCCtgcagacaatattcaaatctattGATGAGTGTTTTAAGTTTACCTTCTAGCGGTACTTTGTCGGGGTTTTCAACATTGTCAGCTTCTCCGTCGGAGTCTCCCTGTTCCTCATCGGGCACACCATCCAGTGCGTTACCCAGGACCCCTGTCTCCATGCGGGACAACTCCAACAGGGCCCAGCCGTAGAAGTAGTACGTCTCACCACATTCATTGGCGAGCTCCCCATACTTGGACCCTCTGGAGTGGTGGAAAATGGGACAGAATAGCAAGAAACATTGTCTAttagttaaaataaaaaccagttTCTTGTACAGTGCTCAATCTCTTGGCTTCTCAAAGCACTCGTCATTAATTTCTAGACAGATTCTGAGATTTTTGATTTATCTTGATCTGGATGAATACTCGTATGTACTCTTAACACTCTAATAAGAGCCAAACAAGAAGAGAAgataatgaagaaatttcagttttagatgtggcaGTAAAACCCAAGAGACTTATTCCAGGGAACAAATCCACgtagtcaggtagggactgaagaCCCAATCCCAAAGTGCCctcagtgggattcaaaccggggtcccagaggtggaaggcaaggcaagacacTAATACACCAACCTGAGAATGTTCTCGATCAGTTTAGCCTTCGCCTTATTTATTTTAGGTTATTGAActcttttgtttgtgttgaaCTTGTGGAGAGAAATAAAATAAgtacaggccttgaactttgctcttgaaggggcacatgaATGTTCCTCTGGCAAGGGGCACTTTTAcgaggaaaatgtaagtttgtattggaatcTTGAAGAGGGCACttgcagcaaaagcacagggcagaGTAGCTCATGGTTCATATTGAGGTATGTAATACTGCACCAAAATACATGTTGTATATGTAGCTGCTATTGTTAGCTGCTATGTGAGGTGCCAAGAAGTCAAGATTCTCACAAAAACCTGTAAGATCTCATGGTCAACCTATAATAATAGCGGCTTCTTATATACATAGcatgtcactcagtgacgctcaaggcgctttaacatacagaattttcctgcaaggtatgtgggactatgaTTGAGTTTTGAGATCTGCTCCTTTTCACaaacaccatgtaatagtttacttgtgctgtggcgcaatatgcagccaatcaaccagaaacactgggttcaaccccttctctttttgcttagcgcactgggttcttttacgtgtgttacacaacacacaggaccaacatctttacgtcccatccgaagacaGAGGCATCATGGTtcaatgtcttgcttaaggacacaggtgccATGactgagactcgaacccacgctTTGCTGATCAgattcagaaacaccagagtatgaatccggtgctcttaactgccaGGCCAGGCCACCACTTGCACAGTCTAATATTGGCATGATTCGCTGTTTGGTTTTGTCAAGACTCGAAACTACTTACAGCAAAGCAGCAGCTTCTTCCAGACATTGCACAGCGCTGGGTGCATCTCCAACCAAAAGATTGCGCCGACCTTGGGAAAGGAGGGTAGCTGCCTCTACGTCTACATCAGaactatgacaacaaaagacAACAAAGTTAAATCATCAGgaatgtgataggctgttgaaaaaacaaaactgaactATGAGCGTGAAAGCTTGCAGGTTCAAAGAATGCTTATGTACATTTATCTTTAGTTTAGAGCCCTACTCGGCAATCTGGGGTGTTCCTTGTGGTTTTATCTTCGTTTTCTGATGATTTTGATCTAAGTTATAATAgaataatcaaatcaaagaAACACATTTCctgttaaaaacaaagaaatcacatccctggttAAGGAAGATTACAGGCGAAACAGAAAGAGAGAAAAAGAGTCGGAAGACATTCCTGTAGTGTCCTATCATGGGAAGAGAAGTCATGATAAACATGATGCGCagcagggtgtttttttaataaaacggCATCCCAACAAATTTTGCGCCCTCTCTTGCCTCTTCTTGACAACTTGCCGAGTTCATTGAATTCTGGGTATTCCGACAATCAATACCTGGCCCCCGATAACCTGTCTCTCTCTGTGATGTAGGCAAACGAAACACTTGATCACTGCAACCGTTCCGTGTACAAACCAATTGTCATCATGAAACAGTGCAAAATGCTTTGGAAAATTTTCTGTATCcaatcctgccaccacttttccattgttttgaaATAACTTACTGGATGAGATATTCCTGACTGATTGAGTGTTTTGTTAGGCCTAGTGCCTAGGCCCCTAgttgtttgtaaaaataagtgaaaagtggttgggaaaagtttccgtatggcgccaccactttttcattcgatatgaaataatatagtttctaatttacctcaatgagatatccctttttgtaaaaatgagtgaaaaggtggtggcgccatacggaaagttatccagtgGTTGCAGAGCCAGAATACGGAAAGTTTTCCAAAAACAATCCTAAGAATCTGTTAAAATGGCGAATGGGAAATGAATACAAATCTGGAAAATCGGAATACAAATTACAATCCActcccaaaaaaagaaaaggaaaggCCAGAAATTTTCTTTCACGGTAAAACTCGACTCTAGTTGGCACCGCCTTTAACTTTGGAATGTTATGCTATTCATCTTTGAACGATCCGACGTTACAACAAAAGACATTCTCTCCAAAACTCGAAACCATTCAAAACCAAGAAATCACAGTACGTGTGCTATCACCCCATCTCCATTGCACATTGAACATGTGTTGTGCGCTGTCAATGGGTCAACAATGGCATACATTTACTGTGTGTTGTTCTGTACTGAAAACTAAAAAACTGTGATGTATTTCTCAGCAATTTCACACTTCTTTCTCTACAGAAAATGAAGGGCTCACCTAACTTCCCCTTTGGAGGTACTTGCTCCTGCTTCGGACATCTCgaaaggtgttttttccccgGAGAAAACGTAGAGATTCAACTAGAGACAGTGGAGGCACACACCGTTCTTCAGCAGTGCTActgcaaaaataaatgaatgggTTTCGCGGGAAATTGCTTTGAAGGCACTTGGCTATTCCACTAGACACTCACACTCACCCTCCCTCTGTAGAGAATAAAACTGTTATCATTGTTTTTCCCCGCAGATATCTTCTGTTAATTGTTAAAATCAAAGTCGCAAAAACGACAAATTTGAAATTATATTGGGTGTCTTGAAATAGTCAAACTTAATTTCTTAAACTACATTCCTTGTATTTTTCATGATGCAAGCTACAATTTCGGCATGAAAAACAAAGAAGTTGTGATCCGACGACTGTTGCATTCAATCCTCTGGAATTTGTCACCATGACGTCACTGGTAGCGCCGCCATATTTGCGCATGTTCGTTTGGAGTCCTCGTGTGCAGGCGACGAAGTTGTGACAAATAATCTTTTCAGAAAGTAAGTTGGCAAATTTCGaagtaattttattgttttaatgaatTGAATAGTTTCATAGAACCTACGTATTGCCGGGTATGTATTCTGTTTTGGGGGTGTCTatcattttctgaaataatgtatattttgatgattttttataGATTTATTCGGGCATGGTTTTTCGTTTCCGTGCATAAAAGCATTCCGTAACGACATGGCTGATTTTTCGGTTTCAGTGCACGTGCGTGTTTTAACAGTGACATGATCAGAAGAAGACGCCGTATTAACAGTTATGTTTGCAGGAGTGCAGTTTTGAACTGTTGAAGAAGTCACTTTATTAACTTAAAGCTGGAATTATTGGGAAGGTTTGAGCAGAGGCTAAATTGTAACTAACAGTTACTTTTTAAACTTTACAAATGAAGGAAGAGTTCTCACTCAAGTCAacgaaatgaaataattttagtttttttaaccaGTTCATGACATGACCATCACAATTCAAACACTTTCAGTTTCCTCATTTTAGTATTTTGCCCTTATTATAATTCACAATCCGTTTTGTATTGTTACATTACAACACAGTTCACACAATGAGAGTTGTGGCCCAATCTCTGTGGTAAACCATGTTCAAACCTAACTAATTAAATGGTGAAGTAGGTAGGGCctacttttgtttgttcaaaaacttggaagaaaataaaaaaccatCTGCTCTTTAACTGATAATGATGTTACTTAGTTCAGACTTTCTTGTGACAAAGTGCAAACAAAGCGATGATGgaatacaacaatttaaaaTCGAGCTGGCAGATTCCCGTGCTGCAACTTCTTTGTTGATAAACTTTCtgaacattatttaaaataaaaaacaaaaatttgacaattCGTTTGAAAGACAGGTGTATTCCGTTTTTGTCTCCCGACTCTCCAGCCGAGAGTGACAATAAAAACAAGCGCGCCAATGTTTTGAACCGCTGCTTTGCCTCAGATTTCTTATTTAACAacgtaaacaaaaatgttttaactattttttttatattttttttacagttggAAACTTTTCAAGTTCATCATGAACACGGCAGCCGAGAAGTTGAGGAAACAAGTTGAGCAGGTACGGATAGGTGGAAAGGGAACAGCAAGGAGAAAAAAGAAGGTCGTCCACAGAACGTCAGCCACAGACGACAAAAAATTACAGAACAGTCTCAAGAAGCTGAGTGTCAACACAATTCCAGGAATCGAAGAGGTATAACTTTTACAGACAACATTTTTGATTTGTCTTTGTTGAAGGCAATTTATTTTggggtttaaataaaaattccaTTAAAAATTTCACCAAAATACAGcctgaaaatatatttttaaaaatgtaccagCTCAATAAAGGTGCATCCGAAAATTTACACTAACATACTGAAAAAGCAGACTCCCTCACCCCTACAAACACAACACTGAAAAGTGAGTTTTTTCTAAATGATTGTTTGAAAATTCTGGTACAGTAAAAATTGTGAACTACAAGTCCTGAGGATTTCACCACAAAATTCTAGCGCCGAAactgacaaaaattattttgactcTCCTGAAATCATTGCTGTCgtattgacttttttttaaaataacttgatGACTTATgtagctgaaacttctacaggtaaattatattacatatttCTTTATTCACATTGAGTAGGGGTACATGACATGGCCAAATcctgatctacaaaaggtatcaaaactcTTTAAGCCATACATCCATTCtcgtatggtttttttttatgtttttttgttttcactttttcgTTATTCCATTGTTTGCAGGTCAACATGATCAAAGACGATGGCACAGTAATCCACTTCAACAACCCCAAGGTACAAGCGTCACTAGGTGCAAACACATTTGCTGTAACCGGCCATGCCGAGTTGAAACAGCTCTCAGAAATGCTGCCCGGTATCCTTAACCAGTTGGTGAGTTCAAACGTTCCTCAGGTTCTTAAGGTTTCCCCAACCCCCTGTTAATCTGTGATGAACTTGTTGTTACCCTTTTTGTGTCACGATATAAAGgttttggacactattggtaattgtcaaagaccagtcttctcacttggtgtatctctatttttttaaataggcaaATGAGGTTTAATGTTTTTGAGTCTGATAAATAGGCCTATCTATTTTGTTGAGCATCGCAGGATAGTTACAAATTAGATAATTTTCTGTTAAAAGTGCTTATAATTTTGATTTATGGTGTAGTTTCTGCAAAATATTTCTGGAAAAGATTTTGGCTACAAGCCTAGCTGGTATTGTGGATTTATCCAGCATTATCTGAGCCCTGAAccttcatgaagtatcaggcctattACAGGTATTCTTACATTGATTAAATGCAGTTCAGACCACGAGCACATTTACAAGTACAGCAGTATAAATTGGtacgtctgctgccacctagtgtttccCAGAAGACAGTTCATGATTCCATGTGCAGCCACAGGCCTGTTTTGATCTTGACGACAGCCCCTTTATGTTTGTACAATCCTGCCCATGTTTTGCTATACGCTCATTgtaacaggcctgatacttcactgaggcCACAAAGgtggttgcctccatgccccctggtcattgccttgatgcccttaaaatttcttcagagggtgccctttacaaaggagaaaatgccttgttgccctttcaaaaacaaagcaaaccaGCCTGTTATGGCGTAATCTAAATTGTGTTGGGTGTCTTCTTTTCTTTGCACACAGGGAGTGGATAATCACAACAGTCTCCGCCAACTTGCGGCCAAGCTACCTGCCATGCAGGAAGCAGCCAAAGCTGCTGGAACCAAACCTGATACCATCGATGAGGATGATGAGCAGGTGCCAGGTAAGGccccccccctcaccccacACCCCGGGGTTTAACCTACATTTTCCAATATAACATAAAAtagaattaaataacaaactgcAAGTTGCACAAGCCACACAACCCAGGAGAAGTGGACGGTTGTTGAGTCAACAGGCAGTAGCCTACGACGATTGATGATGAAggcaaactgactgggtaaattttaaacgATTTTACAAAATAGGCAGACCGCCAAATATTTATATAACGCGCAGTTTGTAGAGTGCCAGCACGTTAAACTGGAGGACAGTGGTTCAAATCACACTGTAGTCAATTTTCCTTTGCTCATCCCCAAATCAAGTAATATTAACTGAGAAACATCTGAATAAGCTGTTTGGGAGATACATGTAGATTCAAAGAATGTCTTGTACAATTGTATTGCTTTGTCACACATAACTCcgtaaatttgaattcctcagaccaTAGAGATAGATGCTATGCATCTATTTAATTACCttaattataaaaaacatttaatcttaatttttctttttcttttttcctgttTCAGATTTAGTTGAAGACTTTGATGCACCGTCAAAGGAAGAATCCTAAGTCTGCACTCAACAGGAATTTTCGTTTACAATACCTCATTCATATTCATAAGCATACATCATTCTgacattctgattggtcgattgTCTGCATATCCACCTCATTAAATTTACCTATCCTTGTTATCTCTGTATTCTGTGACTTTGTGCATGATGAACCATTTTTATATGCAGGGaatatttttctgttttctgtATTGCTTTGGTGGCTACACAAACTTGAAAAACTacacaattttgaaaaagggtCGGGGACTAATACTTCAGCCGACAGAAAAATGTGTGAACATACTAAAGGTATGAATGAGGTAGCGTTAAACAAATAGAATGCGGTTTTTCGTCTGGTTGGATGGTTGACATTAtttctccccctcccccccccttccccaccCACCTTGATGGGGAATCACTCTGGAGGAAATGGCCAAGGAAAGTTGTTGTCAATATGAAGCCATTCGCGCGTTTGATTTGAAtaattgtctggtacaatgaagTGCTTGATCACGAGTTAACACTTCAGTTTGAATTCCCTAGACTATCAAGAACGGTGAACACCcgtacacaattctgaatggatgtgtatggcacaatggtacatgtaccagggtttgctcagcTGGAGGTAGCTATACGaaagcttgccccaaaccatttgacatagcaactgtctctttagtctgaggaattcaaaatgtaagcggtaactgtgaccaagcaagtcattgtactagACATTATtgaaatctaactcgcaaattgCTCATTATTTCCCAAATAACTATAGGGCAGTCAAGTGTCCACCATCCACCATGAAATCATGTTGTATTTGTGTAATATATCTGTAAGGATTAATGGCCTGTGTACAGATGGCACGAACTGGGTGCACCAActttaattattaaaaagcaCTCATGCGAAGTGTGTCGTTGATTGAAGTTTATAAGAAAAtttcaacttttgtttttctatataGTGGAAACTCTAAAATTTACTTTTGTTATTTACAGCTTTTATTAATATGATTTGGAGTTATAATCTGTAGGATTTGGGGTGAGATTATGGGCTTGTCCAAATAGAGGTAAATTTGAATGTGACCTTTTGCTGAAGTGGTTGTAGTGAAAGAAATACAGACCTGAACCATTTTTCATTGAGCTgcataagcacaaaaagtagccaagcacaacatGCTCATCAGaaagaggttaccagccaaaattccattttaCATGTAgtatctgtgactggtatcctgcccattttcgcttagcagaaactgcaCTTACcagaagcagctctatgaagttgggccttgACGAGAATCTAGGTGTAACCACAGTAAGCTAAAAAATTTGCTGGAGACATCGCGAGTTGTCTGATACAGATTCTATGGAAATACTTGTACCGTATTCAAAAAATCTAAAGCCACgttggtttattttttattggagACGCACTGTATTACATGTATTTTCCAAAGTCATGGGTAAGGATCTAGTTGTAACCACACTAAGCTAAAGACGGATACATCGCATGTTTTCCGACATTCTATAGAAAtacttttatttgaaaaatCTAAAGCCATGATGGTTTCTATTGGAGATGCACTGTTATTATCTGCCCAACAAATTATATGCACCGTAACTGATCTTCCAAGTTGTGAAATCCATCTTATCCACCGCTTATCTTGTTGTATTTTCACTGGGAGAGGGAGCCCTCTATAGAGTGACCCTTACTCCTGATAGTCTATCCCCTCCTTGTCTGATTTATTGATTCAGTACTGCACAACCAAACAGATCTTAGCAGGAGGGTTGGCAACACGGGCACAGCAATATGTTCCCAGCCAATTGTTTTCGttattacattattttttttgatgCTGAAGAATTTTGATGAGTATGGCACTGTCCCTTTTGTAAGTTCAAATGGGTAGGGGCGGGATTGCTTCCTCTTTCGGAGCCTGCATGAAATTGCCTCCTTATGAGATGTTCATCCGAATTTTTTTTGTGTTCTATTGTTCACACTAAGATCGTCAAAGTCGTTTGTATTTCTCCTGACATTCTTTGAAAGACCATGAATGTGTTTACGAAGCACCAAAATTCAACTTGGAGAAGAGTTGTCCCCACCATATTGACTTGTaacctgacgtcacactttgttAATCAATGAGAGACTatggaacactaggtggcagcagacttactaggtgaATTTACATTGCGGTGTTCTGAGCATGAGCACATTTCCAAGAACAAAGGATTTCACCACTGATCTATATTGAGAGATCAGTGACTTAAcctggtaaatctgctgccatCTTGTGTCGGCAAACGTTTTATTGATGCGTATCTTGAGATCCATCTTTGTGAAATAAAACAACTGTATTTCCCGCTCTTTAGAACTTCTGACTGCTTATAAATCTTTAATGTAATTAATATAAGTACTTTAAGCATATTATTACCCTAAACGAATGGATGGCAGGAACTAAACGAATGCATGTGGAACTGAAAACCCACAGTACATTTGTTCTGTGAACTTTGTTCTTTCACTTGGTATTGAATTTCAAATAGACAATGTTATTACCTAAGTAACTTGGGGTTGAACAAGAAAAATAGACTGAGACATATATGTGCCCTGTGTTCGTGATCTCCCTCTTTCTTTGCATCTCAACAAAAAACCTGGCCTGGACACCAATCAATTGAAATTTGTAGACTGCGTGAAAGCAGTTATAGTTTAAACTTtaataagatttgtttttagtaCTTCACCACCCTTAATAGTCGTCCCATTTGTAGAGCTCTGTTTGAGGGATGTGATTATGGAATTTGAGCTTTGAAATAAAAGGTCTGTGGAATGGCTTAACAAACTATTTTGAATGTTGAAAGTGATTTGGTTGAGCAAGACAAGAATCCCTCTTCTGacacctggacccaatttcatagcgctgtttAATGGTAAgtaaattttgtgcttactgtagcagaaaaaaaattgcaacgGTGCAAGAAAAATCGGCGGCCACCTTGCGTGTTCatcatggatttgcattgtgacgtcattcattcTCATGCAGTAAGCACTGGGATGTTAGCATgcgtttgtgtgcttacggttagcagctctatgagtaGGACATGCAAATCGTGCAGTAAGCAAAAAATCtaccattaagcagctctatgttgGGCCCAGATTCCTCTAAACTTCTATCCCTTTCCCCTATTTTGATGGGTTAGTTTGGTTATGTCGACTAAGTTCCGCTTGGGTCATGCACCACCACGGGAATCCCTGGATTTCTGCAGGCCTAGAAATCTGATTGAAACATGCTCTTGCAGGGTTTCCTTTGGGGGTTGAGGCAGGATGCCTAAAGATGACTACTTTAGTGCACAGTGTAGCATCTCATAGAGGCGGGCGATGCCAAAAGATGACACCTTTGTGCAAGGTGAATGTCCCATACAGGCAAAGGTGCCTTAAGAGGAAAACTGTTTAGCATGGTGTAGCATCTCATAAAAGCGGGAGATGCCATAAGATGAACACTTTTTTGCACTGTGTAGCATCTCATATCGGCAGGGTGCCTAAAGATGAAAACTTGCTGGCACGGTGTAGTGTCTATAGAGGCATGATGGGCCTAAAGATAAAAACTTTTTGGCCTTGTATGTAGCATTTCATAGAATCGGGAAGGTGCCCAAAGATGACTACTTTATTGCATGGTGTAACATCTCATAGAGGCAGGGTTCCAAAAGATAACAGTGCACAGTGTAGTGTCTCATAGAGGCAAGAGAGGTGCAAAAAGATGCCAACTTTTGTGCACGGCGTAGCGTCTCATACAGGCAGGGTGCCTAAAGATGACAATTGTTCATGGTGTAGCTTCTCATAAAACTGGGTCTGATTGGGTCAGGAGGGAATTAGGGTCAAGTCAATAGATCCTCCGCTTCATACCTCAAGTCCTGGAGAAGTTCTGCTATTTGGGACACTGTCGCATTAATCCTGTTTCGGTGAAAGGAAGGAAGAACACAATCTCTACATAAGAAGGCAAACAAACAAAGGTAaatatttttatcaagggaCCGCTAGGGAAACTGAATGTGTAATTTTATATAACTTGGGGTTGACCAAagaatttttttgtatatttgccAGTTTTTTTGGACACA
The sequence above is drawn from the Asterias amurensis chromosome 13, ASM3211899v1 genome and encodes:
- the LOC139945835 gene encoding transcription factor BTF3 homolog 4-like, producing the protein MNTAAEKLRKQVEQVRIGGKGTARRKKKVVHRTSATDDKKLQNSLKKLSVNTIPGIEEVNMIKDDGTVIHFNNPKVQASLGANTFAVTGHAELKQLSEMLPGILNQLGVDNHNSLRQLAAKLPAMQEAAKAAGTKPDTIDEDDEQVPDLVEDFDAPSKEES